From Cellulomonas chengniuliangii, the proteins below share one genomic window:
- a CDS encoding CDGSH iron-sulfur domain-containing protein, giving the protein MSARAGATPSDPPPRAAARITACPDGPLLVRGDVEILDGDGNPAPRRRSTVALCRCGVSAIKPFCDGSHKAVGFTAP; this is encoded by the coding sequence GTGAGCGCCCGCGCGGGGGCCACCCCGTCCGATCCCCCTCCGCGTGCCGCGGCGCGCATCACCGCCTGCCCCGACGGCCCGCTGCTGGTGCGCGGCGACGTCGAGATCCTGGACGGGGACGGGAACCCGGCGCCACGGCGGCGGTCGACGGTGGCCCTGTGCCGGTGCGGGGTCTCGGCGATCAAGCCGTTCTGCGACGGGAGCCACAAGGCTGTGGGCTTCACCGCCCCCTGA
- a CDS encoding bifunctional 2-methylcitrate synthase/citrate synthase: MTDESTTPPAPSTAPPEPQIHRGLAGVTVDSTEISSVDPASNSLLYRGYPVQELAGHRSFEEVAYLLWHGELPDAAELERMRLAERSRRSLPDEVMETVLALPLTAHPMDVVRTAVSVIGAHDATWEDRSPEADLARAQDLMAQLPTVVALDQRRRHGLDAVDPRPDLGYAENFLHMTFGHVPPAAVVNAFEVSMVLYAEHSFNASTFTARVVASTLSDLHSAVTAAVGALKGSLHGGANEAVMATFREIGSPDRVEEWLDAALARKQKVMGFGHRVYRSGDSRVPTMKAALDELLALDDPEGLGAMYAALERGMAERTGILPNLDYPTGPAYHLMGFDTPTFTPLFAASRVVGWTAHVREQVASNALIRPLSVYTGPDRRSVPGAGAQRREPAGAAEAGVAPG, from the coding sequence ATGACCGACGAGAGCACCACACCCCCCGCCCCGAGCACCGCACCCCCCGAGCCCCAGATCCACCGGGGCCTGGCCGGGGTCACGGTGGACTCCACCGAGATCTCCTCGGTGGACCCCGCCAGCAACTCCCTGCTGTACCGCGGCTACCCCGTCCAGGAGCTCGCCGGCCACCGGTCCTTCGAGGAGGTCGCCTATCTGCTCTGGCACGGCGAGCTGCCTGACGCCGCCGAGCTCGAGCGGATGCGCCTGGCGGAGCGCTCCCGCCGCTCGCTCCCCGACGAGGTCATGGAGACTGTCCTCGCCCTGCCGCTCACCGCCCACCCGATGGACGTGGTGCGCACGGCGGTCAGCGTCATCGGGGCGCACGACGCCACGTGGGAGGACCGGTCCCCCGAGGCCGACCTCGCCCGCGCGCAGGACCTCATGGCGCAGCTGCCCACCGTCGTGGCCCTCGACCAGCGCCGCCGGCACGGCCTCGATGCGGTCGACCCCCGGCCCGACCTCGGGTACGCGGAGAACTTCCTGCACATGACCTTCGGGCACGTGCCGCCGGCGGCGGTCGTCAACGCGTTCGAGGTGTCGATGGTTCTGTACGCCGAGCACTCCTTCAACGCGTCGACCTTCACCGCCCGGGTCGTCGCCTCGACCCTCTCCGACCTGCACTCCGCGGTCACCGCGGCCGTGGGGGCGCTCAAGGGCTCGCTCCACGGCGGGGCGAACGAGGCGGTGATGGCGACGTTCAGGGAGATCGGCTCCCCCGACCGGGTCGAGGAGTGGCTCGACGCGGCGCTGGCCCGCAAGCAGAAGGTGATGGGCTTCGGCCACCGCGTCTACCGCTCGGGCGACTCCCGCGTGCCGACGATGAAGGCGGCGCTCGACGAGCTCTTGGCCCTGGACGACCCGGAGGGCCTCGGCGCGATGTACGCGGCCCTCGAGCGGGGGATGGCCGAGCGCACCGGCATCCTGCCGAACCTCGACTACCCGACGGGGCCCGCCTACCACCTCATGGGGTTCGACACCCCCACGTTCACCCCGCTGTTCGCCGCCAGCCGGGTCGTGGGCTGGACCGCCCACGTGCGCGAGCAGGTCGCCAGCAACGCGCTGATCCGGCCGCTGAGCGTGTACACCGGCCCCGACCGCCGGTCCGTGCCCGGCGCGGGCGCGCAGCGGCGCGAGCCGGCGGGCGCCGCCGAGGCCGGGGTCGCGCCCGGCTGA
- the pyk gene encoding pyruvate kinase, with the protein MRRAKIVCTIGPVTESAEQIQALVDAGMDVARLNRSHGDTEVHQRVYENVRAAAQASGRSVAVLVDLQGPKIRLGRFADGKHELAEGDIFTITTEDVPGTKELVSTTHKGLPNDARVGDPILIDDGRVLVRVIEVDGPRVVTRVEVGGPVSNNKGLNLPGVAVSVPAMSDKDEADLRWAIRIGADIIALSFVRSAADYDDVRRIMEEEGRVLPVIAKIEKPQAVENLVEIVAAFDGIMVARGDLGVELPLEQVPLVQKRAVELARRSAKPVIVATQVLESMISAPRPTRAEASDCANAVLDGADAVMLSGETSVGEYPIEAVRTMARIIENTEELGRERIAPLGSTPHTRGGAITRAAAEIGETLDVKYLVTFTQSGDSARRMSRLRSSIPLLAFTPERPVRNVLSLSWGVQSYEVPSVESTDAMVKQVDTTLRANGLAEVGDYVVVVAGTPVGEVGSTNSIVVHKIGDEESGSGRIA; encoded by the coding sequence ATGCGTAGAGCAAAGATCGTCTGCACCATTGGACCCGTCACGGAGTCCGCCGAACAGATCCAGGCGCTTGTCGACGCCGGCATGGACGTCGCGCGACTGAACCGCAGCCACGGTGACACCGAGGTGCACCAGCGGGTCTACGAGAACGTGCGCGCCGCCGCTCAGGCGTCCGGGCGTTCCGTGGCCGTGCTGGTCGACCTCCAGGGCCCCAAGATCCGTCTGGGCCGGTTCGCCGACGGCAAGCACGAGCTGGCCGAGGGTGACATCTTCACCATCACCACCGAGGACGTGCCCGGCACCAAGGAGCTCGTCTCCACCACGCACAAGGGCCTGCCGAACGACGCCCGCGTGGGCGACCCCATCCTCATCGACGACGGCCGCGTGCTCGTGCGCGTCATCGAGGTCGACGGCCCCCGCGTCGTCACCCGCGTCGAGGTCGGCGGCCCCGTCTCGAACAACAAGGGCCTGAACCTCCCGGGCGTCGCGGTCTCCGTGCCCGCGATGAGCGACAAGGACGAGGCGGACCTCCGCTGGGCCATCCGGATCGGCGCCGACATCATCGCGCTGTCGTTCGTGCGCAGCGCGGCCGACTACGACGACGTCCGCCGGATCATGGAGGAGGAGGGCCGCGTCCTCCCCGTCATCGCCAAGATCGAGAAGCCGCAGGCCGTCGAGAACCTCGTCGAGATCGTCGCCGCGTTCGACGGCATCATGGTCGCCCGTGGCGACCTGGGCGTCGAGCTGCCGCTCGAGCAGGTCCCGCTGGTGCAGAAGCGCGCCGTCGAGCTGGCCCGTCGTTCGGCCAAGCCCGTCATCGTCGCCACGCAGGTGCTCGAGTCGATGATCTCCGCGCCGCGTCCGACGCGCGCCGAGGCCTCCGACTGCGCCAACGCGGTGCTCGACGGCGCGGACGCGGTCATGCTCTCGGGCGAGACCAGCGTCGGCGAGTACCCGATCGAGGCCGTGCGCACCATGGCGCGGATCATCGAGAACACCGAGGAGCTGGGCCGGGAGCGCATCGCGCCCCTCGGCTCGACCCCGCACACCCGGGGCGGCGCCATCACGCGTGCCGCCGCGGAGATCGGCGAGACGCTGGACGTCAAGTACCTCGTGACGTTCACGCAGTCGGGCGACTCGGCCCGTCGCATGTCCCGTCTGCGCTCCTCCATCCCGCTGCTGGCGTTCACGCCGGAGCGCCCGGTGCGCAACGTGCTGTCGCTGAGCTGGGGCGTCCAGTCCTACGAGGTGCCCTCGGTCGAGAGCACCGACGCGATGGTCAAGCAGGTCGACACGACGCTGCGCGCCAACGGACTCGCTGAGGTCGGCGACTACGTCGTCGTCGTCGCCGGCACGCCGGTGGGCGAGGTCGGCTCGACGAACTCGATCGTCGTGCACAAGATCGGTGACGAGGAGAGCGGCTCCGGCCGCATCGCCTGA
- a CDS encoding glutamate synthase subunit beta, translating to MADPHGFLKVRERELPANRPVPVRLMDWREVHEHRAGHPEDTAVLTSQAGRCMDCGIPFCHNGCPLGNLIPEWNDLVWREQWADASERLHATNNFPEFTGRICPAPCESSCVLGINQPPVTIKNVEVSIIDEAFDRGLVHPQVPQRLTGHTVAVVGSGPAGLAAAQQLTRAGHTVAVFERDDAIGGLLRYGVPDFKLEKRHIDRRLDQMRAEGTRFRPGVEIGRDITWADLRARFDAVVVATGATAPRELRVPGVELDGVHVAMDYLHQANAVVAGHEVPDQIVATGKHVIIIGGGDTGSDCLGTALRQGAASVTTLAIGKRPPSERPENQPWPTDPILFEVSTSHEEGGERDYLASTVAFLGGEGEDAGRVRALRLATTEYLPDGRRVPTPGTERDIPADLVLIAMGFTGPETAEIVEQTGVALTPRGLVERSEDFATSLPGVFVAGDAGRGQSLIVWAIAEGRAAAAAVDTYLAGSTELPAPVTARTMALRP from the coding sequence GTGGCTGACCCGCATGGCTTCCTGAAGGTGCGGGAGCGCGAGCTGCCCGCCAACCGTCCCGTCCCGGTGCGCCTCATGGACTGGCGTGAGGTGCATGAGCACCGCGCCGGTCACCCCGAGGACACCGCAGTGCTGACCAGCCAGGCTGGCCGCTGCATGGACTGCGGCATCCCGTTCTGCCACAACGGCTGCCCCCTCGGGAACCTGATCCCCGAGTGGAACGACCTGGTGTGGCGCGAGCAGTGGGCCGACGCGAGCGAGCGTCTGCACGCGACGAACAACTTCCCGGAGTTCACCGGCCGGATCTGCCCCGCGCCGTGCGAGAGCAGCTGCGTGCTGGGCATCAACCAGCCGCCGGTGACCATCAAGAACGTCGAGGTCTCGATCATCGACGAGGCGTTCGACCGCGGCCTGGTGCACCCGCAGGTGCCGCAGCGCCTCACCGGACACACCGTCGCCGTCGTGGGCTCAGGTCCTGCCGGCCTCGCGGCCGCGCAGCAGCTGACCCGCGCGGGCCACACCGTGGCGGTGTTCGAGCGGGACGACGCGATCGGCGGGCTGCTGCGCTACGGCGTGCCCGACTTCAAGCTGGAGAAGCGGCACATCGACCGCCGGCTGGACCAGATGCGCGCCGAGGGCACCCGGTTCCGCCCTGGCGTGGAGATCGGACGCGACATCACGTGGGCCGACCTGCGGGCCCGGTTCGACGCGGTGGTCGTCGCGACCGGCGCCACGGCGCCTCGCGAGCTGCGCGTCCCGGGCGTCGAGCTCGACGGCGTGCACGTCGCGATGGACTACCTGCACCAGGCGAACGCCGTGGTCGCGGGGCACGAGGTCCCCGACCAGATCGTCGCCACCGGCAAGCACGTCATCATCATCGGCGGCGGTGACACGGGCTCCGACTGCCTGGGCACGGCGCTGCGCCAGGGCGCCGCGTCGGTGACCACGTTGGCGATCGGCAAGCGCCCGCCCTCGGAGCGCCCCGAGAACCAGCCGTGGCCCACCGACCCGATCCTCTTCGAGGTCTCCACGTCGCACGAGGAGGGCGGGGAGCGCGACTACCTGGCCTCCACCGTGGCGTTCCTCGGCGGTGAGGGCGAGGACGCCGGCCGCGTCCGCGCGCTCCGGCTCGCCACGACCGAGTACCTGCCTGACGGCCGACGGGTCCCGACCCCCGGCACCGAGCGGGACATCCCCGCCGACCTCGTGCTCATCGCGATGGGCTTCACCGGGCCGGAGACGGCTGAGATCGTCGAGCAGACCGGCGTCGCGCTGACCCCGCGCGGGCTGGTGGAGCGCTCGGAAGACTTCGCCACGTCGCTTCCCGGAGTGTTCGTGGCAGGCGACGCCGGGCGCGGTCAGTCGCTCATCGTCTGGGCCATCGCCGAGGGCCGTGCGGCCGCGGCGGCCGTCGACACCTATCTCGCAGGCAGCACCGAGCTCCCTGCTCCGGTCACCGCGCGCACCATGGCGCTGCGACCGTAA
- a CDS encoding GntR family transcriptional regulator: protein MDTDGRTPIGIQRSQPWPASRGPHDREALARGGRPAPASLGCIHRTAKLVRSVHPIEEDRMRASGKAHAQLRAEILDWTLPPGTPLGEVEQSTRLGVSRTPLREALSRLRGEGLVRADGARGAVVADLGAADVRALFELRGALEDRAVRLAARRRDPAPFERLARALDDAPRSLQHDADPHHAAYYAVAEAVDAAIDHAAASPYLTASLAGVRTHLVRVRRVSRDDPDRLRAAAAEHLVVVRAILAQDETLAAQAIAVHLHHSLRQVLAAFASASHDHDPGGHPRATSPRREHAGASA from the coding sequence ATGGACACCGACGGGCGCACCCCGATCGGTATACAACGCAGCCAGCCGTGGCCCGCCAGCCGCGGCCCGCACGACCGTGAGGCCCTGGCCCGGGGAGGGCGACCCGCGCCGGCATCCCTGGGCTGTATACACCGAACCGCGAAGTTGGTACGTTCCGTCCACCCGATCGAGGAGGACCGGATGCGCGCGAGCGGCAAGGCGCACGCACAGCTGCGTGCTGAGATCCTCGACTGGACCCTGCCGCCCGGCACCCCGCTCGGCGAGGTGGAGCAGTCCACCCGCCTCGGGGTCTCCCGGACGCCGCTGCGCGAGGCGCTGAGCCGGTTGCGCGGCGAGGGCCTGGTCCGGGCCGACGGCGCCCGTGGCGCGGTGGTGGCGGACCTGGGCGCGGCCGACGTCCGCGCGCTGTTCGAGCTGCGCGGCGCCCTGGAGGACCGCGCCGTCCGGCTCGCTGCCCGCCGCCGGGACCCTGCGCCGTTCGAGCGTCTCGCTCGGGCGCTCGACGACGCGCCCCGCTCCCTCCAGCACGACGCGGACCCGCACCACGCCGCGTACTACGCCGTCGCGGAGGCCGTCGACGCGGCGATCGACCACGCAGCCGCGAGCCCGTACCTCACGGCCAGCCTCGCCGGGGTGCGCACCCACCTGGTCCGCGTCCGGCGGGTCTCCCGCGACGACCCCGACCGATTGCGCGCGGCCGCCGCCGAGCACCTGGTCGTGGTGCGGGCGATCCTGGCCCAGGACGAGACGCTGGCCGCGCAGGCGATCGCCGTCCACCTGCACCACAGCCTGCGCCAAGTCCTCGCCGCCTTCGCCTCCGCGTCCCACGATCACGACCCGGGCGGCCATCCCCGCGCGACGAGCCCACGCCGCGAGCACGCGGGGGCGTCGGCGTGA
- the prpB gene encoding methylisocitrate lyase, whose protein sequence is MLYTDATPGARRRALRERLASGELLQMPGAFNPLAARLIEAKGFDGVYVSGAVIAADLGLPDIGLTTATEVATRAGQIARMTSLPTLVDADTGFGEPMNVARTVQALEDAGVAGCHIEDQVNPKRCGHLDGKQVVDLATAVQRVRAAVAGRRDPDFLVMARTDVRAVEGLPAAIDRARAYVEAGADAIFPEALLGPRELEAFRAAVDVPLLANMTEFGKGELLTAEQLADLGYNLVIYPVTLLRLAMGAAAAGLDEIRESGTQAALLDRMQHRRELYELVDYTGYDAFDTEIDHFRL, encoded by the coding sequence ATGCTCTACACGGACGCCACCCCCGGCGCGCGGCGACGGGCCCTGCGCGAACGCCTCGCGAGCGGCGAACTGCTGCAGATGCCCGGCGCGTTCAACCCGCTCGCCGCCCGGCTGATCGAGGCGAAGGGGTTCGACGGCGTGTACGTGTCCGGCGCCGTGATCGCCGCGGACCTCGGGCTGCCGGACATCGGGCTCACCACCGCCACGGAGGTCGCGACCCGCGCCGGGCAGATCGCCCGGATGACGTCGCTGCCCACCCTCGTCGACGCCGACACCGGGTTCGGGGAGCCGATGAACGTGGCCCGGACCGTGCAGGCCCTCGAGGACGCCGGCGTCGCGGGATGCCACATCGAGGACCAGGTCAACCCGAAGCGGTGCGGGCACCTCGACGGCAAGCAGGTGGTGGACCTGGCCACAGCCGTGCAGCGCGTGCGCGCCGCCGTGGCCGGCCGCCGCGACCCGGACTTCCTGGTGATGGCTCGCACGGACGTGCGCGCCGTCGAGGGGCTTCCGGCGGCGATCGACCGCGCCCGCGCGTACGTCGAGGCGGGGGCCGACGCCATCTTCCCCGAGGCGCTGCTCGGGCCACGCGAGCTCGAGGCCTTCCGGGCCGCGGTCGACGTCCCGCTGCTCGCGAACATGACCGAGTTCGGCAAGGGCGAGCTCCTCACCGCCGAGCAGCTCGCCGACCTCGGGTACAACCTGGTGATCTACCCGGTCACGCTGCTGCGCCTCGCCATGGGCGCCGCGGCGGCCGGCCTGGACGAGATCCGCGAGTCGGGCACGCAAGCCGCGCTGCTGGACCGCATGCAGCACCGCCGCGAGCTCTACGAGCTCGTCGACTACACCGGCTACGACGCGTTCGACACCGAGATCGACCACTTCCGGCTCTAA
- a CDS encoding MmgE/PrpD family protein, with protein MIAHSVRVRPSSDRLAREDQLAWALALVAADLTPVDDDVADMVVNRVIDDMAVAAASLARPPVTAARAQALSHLPSRGGAGSPVLGVDPAQRTSPEWAAWADGVAVRELDYHDTFLAADYSHPGDTIPPLLAVAHHVGSSGADLVRAIATAYEVQVALVRSISLHRHKIDHVAHLAPAVAAGLGALLRLPPEATFQAIGQAVHTSTATRQSRKGEISSWKAYAPAFAGKAAVEAVDRAMRGQTSPTPIYEGEDGVIAWLLDGPTAEYDVRLPAPGEPRRAILETYTKEHSAEYQSQALIDLARRLNREHPEAADPEQVRSIVLHTSHHTHHVIGSGANDPQKYDPDASRETLDHSIPYILAVALQDGAWHHVDSYSPDRAHRPDTVALWQRITTVEDPEWTRRYHATDPREKAFGGRLVVDLANGSQISEEIAVADAHPLGARPFARPQYIGKLRDLARHSVDEAEVERFLAAVERLPSLRPSELAGVHLTAPPGLLDGLPTPGGLF; from the coding sequence GTGATCGCGCACAGCGTCCGTGTGCGTCCCAGCAGCGACCGGCTCGCCCGCGAGGACCAGCTCGCCTGGGCGTTGGCCCTGGTCGCCGCCGACCTGACGCCGGTCGACGACGACGTCGCCGACATGGTGGTGAACCGGGTCATCGACGACATGGCCGTCGCCGCCGCATCGCTGGCCCGCCCGCCCGTCACCGCCGCGCGCGCCCAGGCCCTGAGCCACCTCCCGTCCCGCGGCGGCGCCGGCTCGCCGGTGCTCGGCGTCGACCCCGCCCAGCGCACCAGCCCCGAGTGGGCGGCGTGGGCCGACGGGGTCGCCGTACGCGAGCTCGACTACCACGACACCTTCCTCGCCGCCGACTACTCCCACCCGGGTGACACCATCCCGCCGCTGCTCGCGGTGGCCCATCACGTCGGCTCGTCGGGCGCGGACCTGGTGCGCGCGATCGCCACCGCGTACGAGGTCCAGGTCGCGCTCGTGCGGTCGATCAGCCTGCACCGCCACAAGATCGACCACGTCGCCCACCTCGCGCCGGCGGTGGCCGCCGGGCTGGGCGCGTTGCTGCGCCTGCCGCCCGAGGCGACGTTCCAGGCCATCGGGCAGGCGGTGCACACCTCGACGGCCACCCGCCAGTCCCGCAAGGGCGAGATCTCCTCGTGGAAGGCCTACGCGCCCGCGTTCGCGGGCAAGGCCGCCGTCGAGGCGGTCGACCGCGCGATGCGGGGCCAGACCTCGCCCACCCCCATCTACGAGGGCGAGGACGGGGTGATCGCGTGGCTGCTCGACGGGCCCACGGCTGAGTACGACGTGCGGCTGCCCGCCCCCGGCGAGCCGAGGCGCGCGATCCTCGAGACGTACACCAAGGAGCACTCGGCCGAGTACCAGTCGCAGGCGCTCATCGACCTGGCCCGGCGCCTGAACCGCGAGCACCCCGAGGCAGCCGACCCCGAGCAGGTCCGCTCGATCGTGCTGCACACCTCCCACCACACCCATCACGTGATCGGGTCGGGGGCGAACGACCCGCAGAAGTACGATCCGGACGCCTCCCGCGAGACGCTCGACCACTCGATCCCCTACATCCTGGCCGTCGCCCTCCAGGACGGCGCCTGGCACCACGTCGACTCCTACAGCCCTGACCGCGCGCACCGCCCCGACACGGTGGCGCTGTGGCAGCGGATCACCACCGTGGAGGACCCCGAGTGGACCCGGCGCTACCACGCCACTGACCCGCGGGAGAAGGCGTTCGGCGGCAGGCTCGTCGTGGACCTCGCGAACGGGTCGCAGATCAGCGAGGAGATCGCGGTGGCCGACGCCCACCCCCTGGGAGCGAGGCCGTTCGCCCGGCCGCAGTACATCGGCAAGCTCCGCGACCTCGCACGGCACAGCGTGGACGAGGCCGAGGTCGAGAGGTTCCTCGCCGCGGTCGAGCGCCTGCCCTCGTTGCGCCCCTCGGAGCTGGCCGGGGTGCACCTCACCGCCCCGCCCGGGCTGCTCGACGGGCTCCCCACCCCAGGAGGGCTGTTCTGA